In bacterium, the following proteins share a genomic window:
- a CDS encoding DUF1565 domain-containing protein: MLKPKIALSCAVAFVIIGSIAFGTDFYVDAEAGSDSNSGTSADSAWLTITHALSSVTGSSSDPATVHIAAGTYSASTNGETFPLEMRSCVSLVGAAADTTMLDAEGNAHHVIVCSHLGNGDYDSAVHYTGQRGIRRHRDLL, encoded by the coding sequence ATGCTGAAGCCGAAGATCGCTTTGTCTTGTGCTGTCGCATTCGTTATCATTGGCAGCATCGCATTCGGGACGGACTTCTACGTTGATGCGGAGGCCGGCAGTGATTCCAATAGTGGGACCTCGGCGGACAGCGCCTGGCTAACAATCACTCATGCGCTGTCCTCCGTGACCGGAAGCTCGTCGGATCCCGCAACTGTTCACATCGCCGCCGGAACCTATAGCGCCTCAACAAACGGCGAGACCTTCCCGCTTGAGATGCGGTCTTGTGTGTCACTCGTAGGGGCAGCCGCGGATACGACCATGCTGGACGCCGAGGGCAACGCTCATCACGTCATCGTCTGTTCTCATCTAGGCAATGGTGATTACGATAGCGCGGTGCACTATACGGGACAACGCGGGATACGTCGGCACCGGGATTTGCTTTGA
- a CDS encoding right-handed parallel beta-helix repeat-containing protein: MVITIARCTIRDNAGYVGTGICFDSCSCTLEDCTIINNACSRDLNGRSWGGGIYCYDSSATIRGCTISRNAAYMGAGIYAYESSGSIEGCDITGNLGIPDSQGFSWGGGISCYESSPEISICAVSDNFAWRGGGISCYGSSPSIGACSLVENTANQGGGIYLQGDPSAVVFDCYLEGNVATPDSDGYSDGGGIACLEGSPTVRDCTFVRNSAVSGGGLDFEESSPVITNCLILDNAGIPNKMGRSWAGGLSSYRSSSRIDGCTISGNSAWMGAGLVLGDLPTGITDSEVTNCIITGNVAAPSPEGDCRGGGISCYSRFSLIRDCSICDNTASIGGALYCFLGGASAISDCIIWGNADKMIYLRDEAVVAIVHTCIEGGYEGEGNIQADPLFVTGPFGDYYLSCQGAGQRENSPCVDAGSDSAENLRLGQLTTRTDSEADAGVVDMGYHYPIYLGEATIECSLNASRFRPGDYLVGSLKVANDGPDIEVDVYVAFVLPDGAIFCITPHGGLIGEILPWIRYMPLPENYSFGPAPMFQTTVPDGLPFGDYLFAAALSSPERFEVIGDIALFPFTLRAETISTVYE, from the coding sequence ATGGTGATTACGATAGCGCGGTGCACTATACGGGACAACGCGGGATACGTCGGCACCGGGATTTGCTTTGACTCCTGCTCTTGCACACTGGAGGATTGCACAATCATCAACAATGCTTGCTCGCGCGATTTAAATGGCAGATCGTGGGGCGGCGGCATCTACTGCTATGATTCCTCGGCTACGATCAGAGGCTGCACCATATCAAGGAACGCCGCGTATATGGGGGCCGGAATCTACGCGTATGAGTCCTCAGGCTCCATTGAGGGCTGCGATATCACTGGAAACCTCGGGATACCTGATTCACAAGGCTTCAGCTGGGGTGGAGGCATAAGCTGCTACGAATCATCCCCGGAGATCAGCATTTGCGCTGTCTCAGATAACTTCGCCTGGAGAGGTGGTGGCATTAGCTGCTACGGATCATCTCCCAGCATTGGCGCATGCAGCTTGGTTGAAAACACGGCAAACCAGGGCGGCGGGATCTATCTTCAGGGCGACCCATCAGCGGTTGTCTTCGATTGCTATCTTGAGGGAAATGTCGCGACGCCGGACTCTGATGGTTATAGTGATGGCGGAGGGATTGCATGCCTGGAGGGTTCCCCGACCGTACGAGATTGCACATTTGTGCGGAATTCTGCTGTCTCCGGAGGCGGGCTAGATTTTGAAGAATCCTCCCCAGTAATCACGAATTGCCTGATCCTCGACAATGCGGGGATTCCCAATAAGATGGGCAGGAGTTGGGCCGGTGGCCTCAGCTCCTACAGGTCATCCTCCAGGATTGACGGATGCACGATATCGGGTAACTCAGCCTGGATGGGAGCCGGTCTCGTTCTGGGCGATTTGCCAACAGGGATTACTGACAGCGAGGTCACGAATTGCATAATAACCGGTAACGTCGCCGCGCCTTCTCCAGAAGGTGACTGCCGGGGTGGAGGTATCAGTTGTTACAGTAGATTCTCGCTGATTCGGGACTGCTCGATATGCGACAACACAGCCTCAATAGGCGGCGCACTCTACTGCTTTTTAGGCGGCGCCTCAGCTATATCCGATTGCATCATCTGGGGTAATGCAGATAAGATGATATACCTACGGGATGAAGCGGTTGTAGCCATTGTCCACACCTGCATCGAAGGTGGCTACGAGGGCGAAGGCAACATCCAAGCTGACCCGCTATTCGTTACCGGGCCCTTTGGCGATTACTATCTCTCTTGCCAAGGCGCCGGGCAGAGGGAGAACAGCCCGTGCGTCGACGCGGGGAGCGATTCCGCCGAGAATCTGCGCCTCGGGCAGCTGACAACCAGGACCGACAGCGAGGCGGATGCTGGTGTCGTCGATATGGGTTACCATTACCCCATCTACTTGGGCGAGGCGACGATTGAGTGCTCGCTCAACGCCTCGCGGTTCCGTCCCGGGGATTATCTCGTTGGCTCTCTCAAGGTCGCAAACGACGGGCCCGATATCGAGGTCGATGTCTATGTCGCATTCGTGCTCCCGGACGGAGCGATATTCTGCATAACGCCGCACGGGGGGCTAATTGGCGAAATCCTGCCCTGGATACGGTATATGCCCTTGCCTGAGAATTACTCCTTCGGCCCCGCGCCGATGTTCCAGACAACGGTTCCGGACGGTCTCCCATTCGGCGACTATTTGTTTGCGGCGGCGCTCTCGAGCCCCGAACGGTTTGAGGTGATCGGCGATATTGCGCTCTTCCCGTTCACGCTGCGGGCTGAGACAATATCCACCGTCTATGAATAA